The following is a genomic window from Mya arenaria isolate MELC-2E11 chromosome 4, ASM2691426v1.
GAAAAGCTATAATAGCCATGATTATCACGAGATGAACCGGGGCCGCCTATTCAGTACAATATTAATCGTCAGTAATGAAAACCATGTGTCCATTGAGGCTACTGacactttaaaaattaaaaaaaaaataaaaaaaattgcaacaTGCATTTGATTGAAAGAAGGGTTGTctctcctgcctcatgcatacTCATTGAAACGAGAATTTGTCAGTCAATTATTCCACGGTATGTATGAATGTAATGGAAGACAGTACCGTTGTTGCCCACGATGAACACTCACTAACTACGCCAAAGACATACCTCTGCGGAAGTGATTGTGCGATAGTCTGAACGGCGTCTTCGCGGGCTAGACATTCGGACAAACACTGCAGGCTCGTAACAAAGTCCTCCAGCACGCCACGGGGAACCTTCGGTCGCTGATCACTGGAATACGGAAAACTAGGGATAATATAGAACTGCTGTCTTTTTATGTGTTATTACGTTTGCAGTTATATTCAGAGATAATGAAGGGGTGTGAGGCAAGATCCAACATCAAGAATTATTCTAATAGTAACTAATTGAAGTTTCAATCTCCATATGTGACGCCATAAGAACGGTTCACCAGTGGATTTTTTGACACTCCATTTTGGACACGAGAAAATAGATTCCTAGGATTAATTAACCATTAAGAAGAAAAATCAACTAGTATAAATACTAAAATTACTCTTAAATGTTATGAGATATGTTGGATTACGAATATGGACGGCCGATAAACTAGCAGGAAATGACGCCATACTATGGTATATCACGTTATGACGTCAAACTGAAATTGGCCAATGACTCCAGTGTCAGAGGTTACTAGGTTTTAGCCCCGGATATCATTTTTGTTACAAGCGGTCAATAATTCAGAAGATGACGTCAAAGCAGCCAAAATTAAAGGGGACGTCATACAAACCTCGTCATGGAGGCCGGTGACTCCAACGTTGGGGTAGGAAGATAGAAGCCTCGAATGCAGTATTCGTTGCGAGCTGCCAGTTGGTCACAGAGGGACTGAAGGACTTGAGTGTCTGTGTCGTCACGGTATTGGCCGCACAGGAAAGACATCAACTGGAAGATGAAAATGTggatgataaaaatatatacagtcgaaccccattggctcgaactctcaggGACCGGCTTAAATACCTCGAACCTctgaaaattcgagccaagcgggaatgcttacattcagtataaatatATCACTCCTTTACATcaaattcgagccaacgaggagttcgagccaagcgagttcgagccaacggggttcgactttatatttttgatatttaatctCGTAACAGTGAATTATTGGAATctagaaaaaatcattaaatctagaatgctaAGTCCAAGTTGAGATTTAGATCCGAGGTTGTCACGCAGTGCATCGACTCTATACACTATATGGTTATGCACGATAATTATACCGTGACAGTACATATACTggtgttatattctataccaaTATATACTGTGCACtatattctattcattctcagaggtgttgaagcagtgctcctctgagaatgaatagaatataGTGCACAGTATTGGATTATAAATAATAAGCAAGCAAAACCACCGTTACTTTAACTTAGCGTTTCTGTTATCTAAACATATACCAATATCGAAATATTCATGttgaaaggttttttttttttttttttttttgggggggggggggggttgaagttcatacacatattttaaaagaatagtAAATTAACATGTTAGCTGCAGACCCTTTTAATAAACGAAAAATTACACAAACCTGCGAATATTTTGCAAACTTGAACATCTTATTTTTCATAACGACAGTCTCAATATCTTCATATGGCATGTCGGCAATATGGCGGGCCGCGAGGAAATCCATGGAAATACCACAAGCGAACCGCAATGTTGTTCCCGGCTGAAACCTGCTAAAGGCCCCAAACTGAAGAACCATTGGTTCCCCAGTCGATTGAACTACTTCTTCTTCTTTAAAACTTTGCCGCCCCGACATTAGACAATTGAACGCAAACTGATCCAACAAGTCTATTGCACTTAGAACTTCGTCCGGAAATTCAAACCCGACTATGTCGATTTTCTGTTTCCGGCAGTATTGCGTTGCCATGGCAACTCCGTATTTCTCCAGAAGATCACAGGTCGTTTTCATATCTCGTAGCATAGTGCCTTTCTTCAAGATGCTAAACACAGCAAAAGCCATCACTGCTAGCATCGGGTTTGATAAATGCGATCGCAGCAGCCATGACTCGCGGGATGCAAGATGGTACAACTTCTCAAACTGGTCGTGCTCGAGTTGTGACAGAGATACACAGTTCCTAAAGCACCTTTTGATATTGCTTTCGCTAAATCCTAAGTTGAACCACTTCCGGTCTGGAACAAAACCTATGGGCATTTTCGTATTGGGCCTCGCAGTCAATATCACAGTACTCTTTTTCAAACGTGTTCCACTGAGGATAGCACTAATATCTATTTCATGTTCCCGATCATAATCGTCAATGACTAGTAACACATTCTGGGCATTCCTTTCCAACATGTTCCAAAATTCGTTAACGCTAATCTTAAAATTGTCCGGAAATAGACTCCTGTACACAGCGGTTTCAAAATTGCCTTCCAGTTCCGCCATATTGAGCAATAGCACGTGCTGGTAGGTATTCCGGAAGTAGGTGGGCGTTGTCGCCCACATGTAGGCCAGCCAGGAGCACAACAGGGACTTTCCACTTCCACTTTCGCCCTCCAGTACAATCCTGTTGCCCTTCCCGTCTTTCCATGGCGGCGGTAGAAACTCGGTTGAAGATATCTTATGTCTGTAGACAAAGGGAgacaattaaatgaaagaaCTGTATTTAGGCTTACATGAGTACATGTATCCTTCTCTTCATATCCCGTATTTTCTGCCAAAAGGCACAAATAGGGTATAAACTTACAAGGGGTGTATGAATTATACACTCCCTCCACGTGATCGCTCTAGACCAATCGGATAGCGTCATTTATGTAGGAGGTGagatatatacaaatatatagcAACATGAACTATACGAATACATAGTATTTTTTCAAGAGCATaggtaataattatatttttgaatttaccCCTCACTATCCACAATATCAAGCGGTGTATAGACGTCTCTTGCGGTACCGTACACCCCGTCATTCCAGGGGAAGGGGTAGACACGCCCCAGCCGGACTTTGTACTGGTTCACCAAGGCAGTTTCGGTGATTCCCTCAACGTCTGTGAGTGACAGGGAGAAAAAAAGTTTTAGAGATTTCAGTTTCAATCTATATGGATAATAAATACacctatcttttataatataatgtaaaataatactATGATTTACTCGATTCACCGCCAGGGAAAGAATAACTCCGACATAGTTTggtatttaatatcaaaacgaaaatacacattttgacaTAGCAAACAAtgtgagtttttttttctacaaaacaacaacaacgcaCTGTTTAACAAAGACTCCATACATTGCTTTGGAACAATGGTGCAGTTGAATCAGTCATGAGCCTAGCGTATACATTAAAGTCAGGGTGCGTATTTTATGCTTCTTAAttatgaaatggaaaaaaaatggaattgtaatatttcttgatttttttaaatggtgtttttatttctcaaaacGTGTCCATATTTTTACTGCATAGTATACactaaaaataacacttttccccagtaaaataaattatttaaggatatatatggtttaatttaagttaaaggTACTCTTTTTACTTAAAATGCTTCTGAAATATGGCCTCACAACTAATTTGCATGTCCTAGGACCTACCTATAGTCGTGACCACGCCCTCCTTGTACGTCTGTTTTCTGACGGCGATACAGTGGTCATGCAGCTTCTTGTATTTAAACTTCATGGCGTCAAACAGCGCCTTCAACGAGTACGGGAGCTTGGATTCCGATATCTTGTCCAACAGCAACTGtaaaaaagcttttatttttaaaatcatgtaaATTTTAGAACTGTTCGGAAACGTTTTAGATATGAGCAGGTGCGTTCGTTGAGGATGTCAGTGACGTCATAATTAATTAACCAATAACGCCATTCTTCTGCAAGAATCTTCCGCCAGTTTGATAATTTGTGGACCAGCTACTTTCAAAGACGACCAATGGCGTCATAATTTGATACGTAATAATAACTAATTCTGtctttaagcatttttttgcgCACCAATCCATTTCAAGTGTTACCTTAGTAATACAGAGTCACCAGGTATCAAAATAATACACCTTTGTGTATCAGATATCTTAATGAGTTAACTTGCAAATGTTAAAATCAGCGAATGACGTCATCATAAAATATACGATGGCATCATAAGTACCTGCATTCTCTCCTGTCTCTTGGCATGGGTCAGAATCTCCTGTCGGTCTGAGAACTTGAGCACCTGTGACTGCTGAAGCCTGTCAATGACGTCCTCAGCCTGAACGTTGTCCACCAACACTTTGTGGGTCTTCTTGAGCACGACATGGTCCTCCGCTGACAGACCTGAGCATGTGCAATAAGAATGTATCAGTATGTGTCCAAACGTGTATGACCACGGTTGTACATTGACAATTAAAGAATAGCCCAAACCACTTTGTTCAATCATTTTTGAACATGTGCAATAAGAATGCATCAGTATGTGTCCAAACTTGCATGACCACAGGTGTACATTGACAGTTGAAAATTAGCccaaatatttttgttcaattattcTTGATTTGTCATCattgattaaaatcattaaagaaaataattttagaataaacTGCTAATATAAAACGCTAATACAAAACGCTTATAAATATTAGACTCCGAGTAGATCGTGAGCAAATATTAAAACTAACAATGAAtggcataattatatattaatagttCATACCTTCCTCTGTTCCCTTGGTGCTGGCGTACGTCCGACGTGCCTTGGACGTCTTGCTACGTAGTGCATGTACTTTCTCTAATCTCTGTATAGAGTCAGGCTGCCACGTCTCCCGTAACGTCTGGTGGCAATAACAATAATACTCGTTACAGTTTTTTATAGTTTCATTGATATAATTGGCGCTTAATTGTGATTGAACTCAATTATGTTAAGACAAATTGCAAATTCCATGGATGTTTAAGAACAAGAAAACAGTTGGCTAGTCGAGTATAGGTAACTCGTCctgttattttaagtttatttagaCTAGCActcgggcaaggcccattcgtcgagtgctccgataagatagattttcatattagaTTTTTGGTGCAAAATGCACACACGGATGtcaccctggttagagctaccctggttcttaaacttgcaccagtgtatagcactgccACACGGGACCCCCGATAAGCGTCCCTCCCGGATGATGATTAGTTTTAAGTGATGCCGCGGGGAATCGAACTTGCGACCCCTTGATTGACATTCAAATGTGTTACCAccagaccacggatccgccactaaAAATGTGTCAAGttgtgtgtaagcttattaatactagcactcgggccttgcccattcggcgagtgctccgttaagagtgtaagtcattttaggttgttggagcatagtgcacagacataatgcaaccctggttagagctaccctgatTCTTTAAAGTGCACCACGGTGTATAGCTCTGTCGCACGGGACCCATATTTagcgtccctcccggaagatgaCTAGTATTTtatggtgcggcggggaatcgatcttgcgacccctggattgacactAAGTGTGTTaacactagaccacggatccgtcACAAACGTGTGTCAAATAGAAGACATACCTTTATATAGTGTTGTTGCATTTCGAGATTAATAAGTTCAGACTCGATCCTGGCAACCTTTAATCTGATTGGAGGACCGCCTAGTCGCACGATGACGTCACGGATCTGGATGAACCAAGGAACGTAGGACTCTCCAGGAATGCCCTCTGGAATTAGTACACATGATCCATGTTATTGAACCCAAAGCCCAGACAAGTAGGCAAAGAGAATAATCTTGTATAGCAAATCGGAactatttgaattattaatgttcataattttacgaactactccTACTATTGTACCGGAATACCGGAATATCCAAATGATTGTTGGCCGGTTTCGTTGATATCGTTGATTTTCAGCCTATTTCAAATGAGGAAATGTTCATACTGGTCTATAAAGGGGTTTTATTTCTACAATAATTAAAAGCACACGGTTGCATAATCCAATGTATTACTGCTATCGTCTCCGACAAGAAACCTCCGACAAATTGACCAGGCGGAGCAAGGCTCTCATTCATGTCAAGTTAATGGGCAAATCGAATACACCTATGCAAGGTTATTGATGATCAGCTGAAGGAGACTTTACATAATAAGACGACTCGTAAGAACTTTGCGGGGTGGAACTCATTTTAGGTGTATTCAAATGATGGCGTATGTGTCTCTAATCGCCGACATAAAGAAGAGTAATCTTACATCCGTGCTATAACAAAAACCCTGATTTGTAGAGGTCATATGACCCACTTGGATCATAAAATGCTTTGTTACATAGAACAAATCGGCACATCAAGATATCAACCGTCGCCGTTGCACATACCATGTAGTTACGTTGAAATTATTACAGtggaaactcgctatgtcgaacgcAGTTATCTCGATGGTCTCAGGTTATGTCTAACTATATTCGAATGATTTTGGTTGGTTTAGTTATACACTGTTTGTATTTCGGTTTTATCGAACATTCGTTATCTCGAATTAATTCTCGAGGTCCCAACAAGTTCGaaatagcgagttttgactgcagttttatattatgttataaaaagGGACTAAAccttcatgtacatgtaatacaCAATCACATCAACTCACCAAGCCTCGCGATGTCCATGAAGAGCAGCTGCAGGCGGACTATGTCGGCGCTGAGGGAGCCGTCCTTGGGGAGGGGGTCCCGGGCCCAGCCATGGGGGTAGGGCGGGCACAGGTGACAGATGGTTTCCAGAAGAACCACGAGTATCCGGCTGTCGTACATTCTTGAAGTCGTGTGCTTCTTCTTCATGGGGTAGAGCAGCTTCCATTGGCGGTCCGTAAACACAGCCTAGGTAAAGAAAACAATGCAAGTTGTCGGTGACTTCCTTGTTCATTTAATTGATAAGCTTTATTTGATGATTAATATCTTGATTCCCTAATCAagtaaatgcattaataattgatttacagattgattaattgattctATTGACTCATTGGGTGGATTTTGGATAATTCGCTGACTCACTGATTACACTTCATACGATTGCAACAAAGATTACTGTTCGCTTCGTGTACATTTATTCAAAGCGCTTAAAACATTGAAAGGCTGTCGGCCTGCTatgttttgtgagtatagtcatgttaTTGTAAATCAAACCGCCATAAACATCTAAAAGTAGTTGTTTCCTGCTCATGAGTTCATTCACAAATTCTTTAAGATCTTTATGCTGAtactcaataaaataaaaccgtAGCTATAAGAACAGATTGGTAATGCAAATTAGGTTAATGACCAACGCAGTTCTAACAGCActggggttgatacgcccgtgcgcgcattaattcgtcaaatgataaaaatgttatgtctaTCTGGCGATCGTAGATTTCGATTGACGGTTATAAAAGTGGACAGGGCTTGCGGTCTACAACCTAAAATGGTTAAACTATCACTGAAAGTGATTAACACCCCCGAACGTTACCTGTTCTAGAAGCTT
Proteins encoded in this region:
- the LOC128231702 gene encoding uncharacterized protein LOC128231702 isoform X1, which produces MEGKVSLNSSPATKMDITIEMSDASETVQSFDVKTERTKSATSAGDVTAETTSQVDDGTSVVENTEESQTSDGNQEVDESAEMNQQSGQVRIVGHDKEKEMLARLSWLLLDAGTSALRNTFDSIHPPVSLREHLKQTHVKTVLQKLLEQAVFTDRQWKLLYPMKKKHTTSRMYDSRILVVLLETICHLCPPYPHGWARDPLPKDGSLSADIVRLQLLFMDIARLEGIPGESYVPWFIQIRDVIVRLGGPPIRLKVARIESELINLEMQQHYIKTLRETWQPDSIQRLEKVHALRSKTSKARRTYASTKGTEEGLSAEDHVVLKKTHKVLVDNVQAEDVIDRLQQSQVLKFSDRQEILTHAKRQERMQLLLDKISESKLPYSLKALFDAMKFKYKKLHDHCIAVRKQTYKEGVVTTIDVEGITETALVNQYKVRLGRVYPFPWNDGVYGTARDVYTPLDIVDSEGHKISSTEFLPPPWKDGKGNRIVLEGESGSGKSLLCSWLAYMWATTPTYFRNTYQHVLLLNMAELEGNFETAVYRSLFPDNFKISVNEFWNMLERNAQNVLLVIDDYDREHEIDISAILSGTRLKKSTVILTARPNTKMPIGFVPDRKWFNLGFSESNIKRCFRNCVSLSQLEHDQFEKLYHLASRESWLLRSHLSNPMLAVMAFAVFSILKKGTMLRDMKTTCDLLEKYGVAMATQYCRKQKIDIVGFEFPDEVLSAIDLLDQFAFNCLMSGRQSFKEEEVVQSTGEPMVLQFGAFSRFQPGTTLRFACGISMDFLAARHIADMPYEDIETVVMKNKMFKFAKYSQLMSFLCGQYRDDTDTQVLQSLCDQLAARNEYCIRGFYLPTPTLESPASMTSDQRPKVPRGVLEDFVTSLQCLSECLAREDAVQTIAQSLPQRLIIRPEGMIALKTLQGLCLCMDHPECTIQELELELHQYHHFQLPVFLQLAASTGKCRNIRSIKITWSSLDLMAKYLAGVMGSCDHIETLYITEDPKVKFNHPVSAATWAALQSACSNTTSLQQLAFVNCHVTAVVNHVLQHIPTSIEQINFTGCAFNVMCAGQVANHLHGNTAILALDLSHTKLNSSEFVAIFQGMQMCESIRHVRVRGARLDRPCIIALAEYIKLTHSLESLDLSDCELNTEMCTQLVTAIRQNRTIQRLVFNNAKLTTEGRRVISKTKTKLKPVSVEGLLRIY
- the LOC128231702 gene encoding uncharacterized protein LOC128231702 isoform X2 → MMYAEMNQQSGQVRIVGHDKEKEMLARLSWLLLDAGTSALRNTFDSIHPPVSLREHLKQTHVKTVLQKLLEQAVFTDRQWKLLYPMKKKHTTSRMYDSRILVVLLETICHLCPPYPHGWARDPLPKDGSLSADIVRLQLLFMDIARLEGIPGESYVPWFIQIRDVIVRLGGPPIRLKVARIESELINLEMQQHYIKTLRETWQPDSIQRLEKVHALRSKTSKARRTYASTKGTEEGLSAEDHVVLKKTHKVLVDNVQAEDVIDRLQQSQVLKFSDRQEILTHAKRQERMQLLLDKISESKLPYSLKALFDAMKFKYKKLHDHCIAVRKQTYKEGVVTTIDVEGITETALVNQYKVRLGRVYPFPWNDGVYGTARDVYTPLDIVDSEGHKISSTEFLPPPWKDGKGNRIVLEGESGSGKSLLCSWLAYMWATTPTYFRNTYQHVLLLNMAELEGNFETAVYRSLFPDNFKISVNEFWNMLERNAQNVLLVIDDYDREHEIDISAILSGTRLKKSTVILTARPNTKMPIGFVPDRKWFNLGFSESNIKRCFRNCVSLSQLEHDQFEKLYHLASRESWLLRSHLSNPMLAVMAFAVFSILKKGTMLRDMKTTCDLLEKYGVAMATQYCRKQKIDIVGFEFPDEVLSAIDLLDQFAFNCLMSGRQSFKEEEVVQSTGEPMVLQFGAFSRFQPGTTLRFACGISMDFLAARHIADMPYEDIETVVMKNKMFKFAKYSQLMSFLCGQYRDDTDTQVLQSLCDQLAARNEYCIRGFYLPTPTLESPASMTSDQRPKVPRGVLEDFVTSLQCLSECLAREDAVQTIAQSLPQRLIIRPEGMIALKTLQGLCLCMDHPECTIQELELELHQYHHFQLPVFLQLAASTGKCRNIRSIKITWSSLDLMAKYLAGVMGSCDHIETLYITEDPKVKFNHPVSAATWAALQSACSNTTSLQQLAFVNCHVTAVVNHVLQHIPTSIEQINFTGCAFNVMCAGQVANHLHGNTAILALDLSHTKLNSSEFVAIFQGMQMCESIRHVRVRGARLDRPCIIALAEYIKLTHSLESLDLSDCELNTEMCTQLVTAIRQNRTIQRLVFNNAKLTTEGRRVISKTKTKLKPVSVEGLLRIY